TAGAGGACTTCGAAAACTTCCTTCGCCTGGTTGGCGGCGAGTGTACCGTTCTCCACCAGCAGGAGCAGCCCCCGCAGCTTGTCCGGTGCCACCGGGCAGTCGGAGATGCCGATGCCCTGCTCATTGAGCGTGCCGAGCAGGTTGTTGATGATGAAGTTCGCCACCTTCTTGCCCGGGATGGCGGCATCGGTCGCGGCCTCGAAATACAGTGCGAGATATTTGTCCGAGGACAGCACGGACGCATCGTAGGCGGTCACGCCGAAGTCTTTCTCGAACCGCTCCGCAAGCTGGTGCGGCAGTTCCGGCACCAGTGGCCGGACCTTTGCCAGCAATGGCGCGGTCTCGATGGGCAGGAGGTCAGGGCAGGTGAAGTAGCGGTAGTCATGCGCGTCCTCCTTCGTGCGCATGAGCTGGGTTTCGCCGCGCTCGTCATCCCAGCGGCGGGTGGACTGGATCTGCGCCTGGCCGCGGTTGAGTTCCTCCGTCTGGCGGTCGATCTCGAAATGGATCGCGCGGCGGATGGCAGAGATGGAGTTGAGGTTTTTCAGCTCCACCTTCTGGCCCAGCGGATCGGATTCGTTCTTCCGCAGGGAAATGTTCACGTCACAGCGGAGATTTCCCTTCTCCATGTCCGCGTCCGAGACCTCCCCCTGCTGGAGGATCATCTGGAGCGAGCGGAGGTAGGCGAAGGCTTCTTCCGCGGACTCCAGGTCCGGCTCGGAAACGATCTCCATCAGCGGCGTTCCGGCGCGGTTGAAGTCGATGAGCGACGAGTTGCCCAGGTGGGTGGACTTCGCCACATCCTCCTCGAGGTGGATGCGGTTCATCTTCACCACCTTGCCGGGGCTCTTGATGTTCTTGCGGTGGTCCGTCGGGTAGCAGTGCTCGTAAAGGGGGACGCCGCCGCCGATGCAGAGTGGCAGATCCATCTGCGTGGTCTGGTAGTTCTTCGGCATGTCCGGGTAGAAGTAGTTCTTCCGGTCCCACTTCGAAATGTCCGGCGAGCCGCAGTCCAGCATCAGCCCGGTCAGCAGGGTCTTCTCGATGGCCTCGCGGTTCAGGACCGGCAGCGCTCCCGGCAGGCCCAGGCAGACGGGGCAGGTGTGCGTGTTCGGTTCATCGCCGAAGGAGGTGCGGCAGGCACAGAACATCTTGGTCGCGGTTTTCACCTGCGCGTGGACTTCGAGGCCGATGGTGACGAGATAGGACATTTGCTGGGGAAATTTTGAACATCGAACGCCGGACGTCCAACCCCGAACTCCGGAATCGGTGAATTTGGAAAGCCGGGCCGTTCCCGATCAGTTCCTGACGGCCTGGGCGCGCAGTGCCTCGCGCACTTTCGGGTCGTTCAGCGCCTTCTGGAAAAGCGGATGGCGTATGAGCGTGCTGATGCGACCGTCACTGGCCAGGTCCTGGAGTTCCGGCTCATCCACGATGATCGCGCGCGGGTAAGGCTTTCCGGTCTCCGGGTCGATCACCGGAGCGCGGCGGGAGTCCGGCTGCGCGGCGATGAGCTTCGCCAGGGAAAGATGGCTGGGGTCCGCGAGCGGGTCCAGCTTCTGGAGCCAATCCGCCGGCACGATGGCGGCGATGGCTTCCTTCAGCTCGCTGAAACGATCGAGCAGCCCCGGTTCCGCCTTCGTCTTCTTGTCGGTCGATTGCTCGATCTCCGCGATGGAACCGAAGTGATGAACGAGCGTGGCGCCGATCAACCACAGGAAGCCCGTGGGGATGATCGTCAGGATCAGGCGGAAAAGGATTCCGCCCGCAGTCCGGGAACCGCCATCCGCCGAAGGTTTGAACGGTTTCAGGAAAAAATTGATGACCACGCGGGCGATGACGAACGTGCCGACGAAAGCCACGGCGGGCAGCGCGATGGAAATCCAGTCCACCGGCTTGCCCATCAAGGAGATGGTCCGCTCCGGCGTCTTCTGCCACACCAGGAAGCCCACCCACAGACTGCCGCCGAGGATCGCCACGCCGAACAGCATCCGCACGATGCCACGCAGGAAGACGAAGCCGAAGCAGAGCAGGAAGATGACCAGCGCTGCGGTGCCGAGGCTGATCTGGGGGAGGGACTCCGGAGGCATGGGAGGGGAAATTTCTGATTTCCGTTACCTGGCACCACCCGCACGCTGCCGCAGCAGGTGGTCCGTGATCACCAGCGTGGCCATCGCTTCCACGATGGGCACCGCGCGGGGCAGCACACAGGCATCATGGCGGCCCTTGCCGGAAAGCTCGGTGTTCTCACCTTCGCTGGTGACGGTTTCCTGGGAGGTCATGATGGTGGCCGTCGGCTTGAAGGCGACGCGGAAGACGATGTTCTCGCCGTTGGAAATGCCGCCCTGAACCCCGCCGGAGCGGTTGGTGGTGGTGCGGATCTTTCCGTCGATGTTCCGGAACGCATCGTTGTGCTCGCGGCCGGTGAGCAGGGTGCCCGAGAAACCGGAGCCGATCTCAAAGCCCTTGGTCGCGGGCAGGGACAGCATCGCCTTCGCCAGATCCGCCTCCAGCTTGTCAAAAATCGGCTCGCCCAGGCCTGGTGGGACCCCACGGATGACACACTCCACGATGCCGCCGACGGAGTTCCCTTCCCCGCGCACCTCCTTGATGTGGTCGATCATCGGCTGGACCATTTCAGGATCCCCGGTGCGGACGATGTTGCCCTCAATGGTTTCCGCGGTCACGGTTTCCGGGTCCACCTTTGCCTCCAGGTGCTGGACGGTCTTCACCCACGCCAGCACCTCAATGCCCGGGTGGAATTCGTTGAGAACCTGCTTCGCCACTGCGGCGCCGGCCACTCGACCGATGGTCTCCCGTGCGGAGGCACGTCCACCGCCGGACGGCGCGCGGATGCCATACTTCGCGTCATAGGTGTAGTCCGCGTGGCTGGGCCGGTATTTCACCGCCATCTCATCGTAGGCACCCGGCCTCTGGTCCGTGTTCCGCACCACGATGGAAATCGGTGTCCCGAGGGTCACCCCGTCGTGCAATCCGGACAAAATCTCCGCCGCGTCCGCCTCCTTCCGGGGCGTCACGATCTCCGACTGTCCCGGCCTGCGGCGGTCCAGTTCCTTCTGGATGTCTTCCACCGCCACCGGAATGCGCGCCGGGCAACCATCGATCACCACCCCCACGCCTCCTCCATGGGATTCACCGAAGGTATGAATCCTGAAAACCTTTCCGAAAGTCGATGACATGCCCGCAGCCTAGGCACCTTGGGTTTGCCCGCAAGTAGAACCCGCAACCAAGAGAGGGGGCACTGATCCGATGCTTCCCTCCTTACCGTCTTAACGCTGGAAATTGTCAGTCATCATAAATAATTGATAATAAGTTATTTGAATAAACTCAAACTAAATATCACACCAACTAATAGAGATTAATTGGTAGTATTGGTTTGATTATTCCACTAAGGATAGTAAGGATTTCGCCGATGAAAATTTTGGGCCGATTCCTCTCCGCACTCTCACTGGCAGTCTTGTTCAAGGGAACCCTCGCGATGGCTGCGGTATCGGTCCCGTTTTCCACGAACTTTCCCAACGAAACCTCCATCGCTGATTTCACATCCACCGGCGGAACCTGGAGCATCCAGAATGGGAAATACCGCAACGCCTTGGGGGGATCCACGCCTTCCTCCTCCACGGTCCGCGTGACATCCGGGCTGGAACAGGGATTCCAGCTCTCCACCACCTATACTCTGGTCTCCAGAGGAGGGGCCATCAGCAACACGTTCGTCGGCTTCGCGGCGCTGGCTCCCAACGCGGATGCCACCACCGCGACCTCCAGCACGCCCTTCATCCTCGCGGACGTCATCTCCGATGGAAATCTGCGGATTGTTCTGGTGAACGGTACCAACAACCCCACCCCGCTGGCCACCGCCGCGCTTCCGGCCAACACCATCGCCACCGGCGGGACTTACACCCTCACCCTCACCGGCATCTACGCCACGGGCGGTCTGGATCTCACCTTCAGCCTGACCAGCAACGGTGTCACCACCTCCGCCAGCGGACGCCTGGAAGGGAGCAACGTCCCGACGGGCGAATACTTCGGCTTCCGCAACCGCTCCGGCGGAGGCGGCACCTCCATCACCGCGGATTTCCACGACATTTCGCTCAATGCCATCCCCGAGCCGGGAGCCACCGCCCTGCTCCTCCTCGGCGGTGCCGCCGCCCTGGTCCGGCGCAGGCGCTGATCTTCCACAGCGATCATGGGTTGCTGCGGGGGCGGCCGGAAATTTCCGGCCGCTCCCTTTTTGTCCACCCTTTCCCTTCGACGCGCCCGTTCCACCCGTCCATCCTCCGCGCCATGAACTGGCGACTGCCCGCCCGCACCATCACCTTCCCGCGCCGCCCGCTCGTCATGGGCATCGTCAATATCAACGACGATTCCTTTTCCGGGGACGGCACGCTCGATTTCCCCAAAGCGGCGGAGATCGCCATCGAACAGATCCGGGCCGGAGCGGACATCATCGACATCGG
The sequence above is drawn from the Akkermansiaceae bacterium genome and encodes:
- a CDS encoding PEP-CTERM sorting domain-containing protein (PEP-CTERM proteins occur, often in large numbers, in the proteomes of bacteria that also encode an exosortase, a predicted intramembrane cysteine proteinase. The presence of a PEP-CTERM domain at a protein's C-terminus predicts cleavage within the sorting domain, followed by covalent anchoring to some some component of the (usually Gram-negative) cell surface. Many PEP-CTERM proteins exhibit an unusual sequence composition that includes large numbers of potential glycosylation sites. Expression of one such protein has been shown restore the ability of a bacterium to form floc, a type of biofilm.), whose product is MKILGRFLSALSLAVLFKGTLAMAAVSVPFSTNFPNETSIADFTSTGGTWSIQNGKYRNALGGSTPSSSTVRVTSGLEQGFQLSTTYTLVSRGGAISNTFVGFAALAPNADATTATSSTPFILADVISDGNLRIVLVNGTNNPTPLATAALPANTIATGGTYTLTLTGIYATGGLDLTFSLTSNGVTTSASGRLEGSNVPTGEYFGFRNRSGGGGTSITADFHDISLNAIPEPGATALLLLGGAAALVRRRR
- the aroC gene encoding chorismate synthase — encoded protein: MSSTFGKVFRIHTFGESHGGGVGVVIDGCPARIPVAVEDIQKELDRRRPGQSEIVTPRKEADAAEILSGLHDGVTLGTPISIVVRNTDQRPGAYDEMAVKYRPSHADYTYDAKYGIRAPSGGGRASARETIGRVAGAAVAKQVLNEFHPGIEVLAWVKTVQHLEAKVDPETVTAETIEGNIVRTGDPEMVQPMIDHIKEVRGEGNSVGGIVECVIRGVPPGLGEPIFDKLEADLAKAMLSLPATKGFEIGSGFSGTLLTGREHNDAFRNIDGKIRTTTNRSGGVQGGISNGENIVFRVAFKPTATIMTSQETVTSEGENTELSGKGRHDACVLPRAVPIVEAMATLVITDHLLRQRAGGAR
- the gatB gene encoding Asp-tRNA(Asn)/Glu-tRNA(Gln) amidotransferase subunit GatB, whose protein sequence is MSYLVTIGLEVHAQVKTATKMFCACRTSFGDEPNTHTCPVCLGLPGALPVLNREAIEKTLLTGLMLDCGSPDISKWDRKNYFYPDMPKNYQTTQMDLPLCIGGGVPLYEHCYPTDHRKNIKSPGKVVKMNRIHLEEDVAKSTHLGNSSLIDFNRAGTPLMEIVSEPDLESAEEAFAYLRSLQMILQQGEVSDADMEKGNLRCDVNISLRKNESDPLGQKVELKNLNSISAIRRAIHFEIDRQTEELNRGQAQIQSTRRWDDERGETQLMRTKEDAHDYRYFTCPDLLPIETAPLLAKVRPLVPELPHQLAERFEKDFGVTAYDASVLSSDKYLALYFEAATDAAIPGKKVANFIINNLLGTLNEQGIGISDCPVAPDKLRGLLLLVENGTLAANQAKEVFEVLYKAPEKDPKAIADELGFKPAEAGELEGLVDQVIANNPSEVEAVKAGNEKLLNFLTGQVMKASATKPNPKQVTELLRARLL
- a CDS encoding CvpA family protein; translated protein: MPPESLPQISLGTAALVIFLLCFGFVFLRGIVRMLFGVAILGGSLWVGFLVWQKTPERTISLMGKPVDWISIALPAVAFVGTFVIARVVINFFLKPFKPSADGGSRTAGGILFRLILTIIPTGFLWLIGATLVHHFGSIAEIEQSTDKKTKAEPGLLDRFSELKEAIAAIVPADWLQKLDPLADPSHLSLAKLIAAQPDSRRAPVIDPETGKPYPRAIIVDEPELQDLASDGRISTLIRHPLFQKALNDPKVREALRAQAVRN